The following coding sequences are from one Arthrobacter sp. 24S4-2 window:
- a CDS encoding amino acid permease — protein MSNVITRPDHDPAEEFENERERTGDLALATQDFSNEDAGYHKTLKPRQIQMIAIGGAIGTGLFMGAGGRLHGSGPALILVYAVCGFFAFLILRALGELVLHRPSSGSFISYAREFYGEKMAFAAGWLYFLNWAMTSVVDVTAVALYVKFWAPYWAPLQSVPQWAIALVALVVVLALNLVSVKLFGEMEFWFALIKVSALVLFLIIGVCFLVFGGHTDIGPTGFNVMADNGGMFPMGAVAPLLAVSGVVFAYAAIELVGTAAGETEKPKEVMPKAVNTVVFRIGIFYVGSVLLLSLLLPFTAYKAGESPFVTFFTHIGSPDAGATSASIMNFVVLTAALSSLNAGLYSTGRILRSMAVNGSAPGFTAKMSSHGVPYGGILLTAVITLLGVGLNAAFPSEAFEIVLEISALGIIGGWATIILCQMKLQKWANEGKLERPAFRLIGAPFTSYLTLAFLLFVLVTMGFSDTGRWVLSSLVVLVPALVGGWFAARKSIYRAAKERAGYTGAFPVVAERPAIDATRQ, from the coding sequence ATGTCCAATGTAATAACTCGGCCGGATCACGATCCAGCCGAGGAATTTGAAAACGAACGGGAACGCACGGGCGACCTGGCACTTGCTACCCAGGACTTCTCCAACGAAGACGCCGGCTATCACAAGACCCTCAAACCGCGGCAGATCCAGATGATCGCGATCGGGGGCGCCATCGGCACCGGCCTGTTCATGGGAGCCGGCGGCCGTCTTCATGGCTCGGGACCTGCACTGATACTGGTCTACGCGGTGTGCGGCTTTTTCGCTTTCCTAATCCTCCGTGCGCTCGGTGAACTGGTCCTTCACCGGCCGTCCTCGGGATCCTTCATTTCATACGCCCGGGAGTTCTATGGCGAAAAGATGGCCTTCGCCGCAGGCTGGCTCTATTTCCTCAACTGGGCCATGACCTCGGTGGTGGATGTCACCGCCGTCGCACTCTACGTTAAGTTCTGGGCACCCTACTGGGCACCGCTGCAGTCGGTGCCGCAATGGGCAATCGCGCTCGTGGCGCTGGTGGTGGTTCTGGCGCTGAACCTTGTGTCCGTCAAACTCTTCGGCGAAATGGAATTCTGGTTCGCGCTAATAAAGGTCTCGGCACTGGTGCTGTTCCTCATCATCGGGGTCTGTTTCCTGGTCTTCGGTGGCCACACGGACATCGGACCGACGGGTTTCAACGTCATGGCGGACAACGGCGGGATGTTCCCCATGGGCGCCGTTGCGCCCCTGTTGGCGGTTAGCGGCGTCGTGTTCGCCTATGCCGCCATTGAACTGGTGGGTACGGCCGCGGGCGAGACGGAAAAGCCCAAGGAAGTCATGCCCAAGGCCGTGAACACAGTGGTCTTCCGCATCGGCATTTTCTATGTAGGTTCTGTACTGCTGCTTTCCCTGCTGCTGCCCTTCACCGCCTACAAGGCCGGAGAATCGCCCTTTGTCACGTTCTTCACTCACATAGGTTCACCGGATGCCGGAGCAACTTCCGCCTCCATCATGAACTTCGTGGTCCTCACCGCGGCACTCTCAAGCCTCAACGCTGGCCTGTACTCCACCGGCCGTATCCTGCGTTCCATGGCCGTCAACGGTTCCGCCCCCGGATTCACCGCCAAGATGAGCAGTCATGGCGTGCCATATGGCGGCATCCTTCTCACGGCGGTCATCACGCTGCTCGGGGTCGGGCTGAACGCCGCATTCCCCTCGGAGGCCTTCGAGATCGTGCTGGAGATATCAGCCCTGGGCATCATCGGAGGATGGGCCACCATCATCCTCTGCCAAATGAAACTGCAGAAATGGGCAAACGAAGGGAAACTTGAACGCCCGGCGTTCAGGCTCATCGGCGCACCTTTCACGTCCTACCTGACCCTCGCGTTCCTGCTTTTTGTCTTGGTAACCATGGGCTTCTCGGACACGGGACGCTGGGTCCTCTCCTCCCTGGTGGTACTAGTTCCCGCCCTGGTGGGCGGCTGGTTTGCAGCGCGCAAGAGTATCTATCGCGCCGCAAAGGAGCGTGCCGGCTACACCGGCGCATTCCCGGTGGTGGCCGAACGCCCCGCCATCGACGCCACCAGGCAGTAG
- a CDS encoding NAD(P)H-quinone dehydrogenase yields the protein MTTHPVLSSPRIAILGGGPGGYEAAMVAASLGAAVTVIERAGLGGSAVLTDVVPSKTLIATADLMTRVGEAEELGVKFDVEGGDCTPTMRADLKHINDRLLALARQQSADIQKGLENLGVRVLIGSGTLVDNHTIEVLGADGIEIVEADAILLAVGAHPRELPTARPDGERILNWAQLYNLEELPEELIVVGSGVTGAEFASAYNGLGSRVTLISSGDRVLPRSDLDAAEVLEGVFERRGVKVLARSRAEAVECTGDGVAVVLGDGVKVTGSHCLVCVGSIPNTDGIGLEAAGVELTESGHIKVDGVSRTTASNIYAAGDCTGVFALASVAAMQGRIAIAHFMGDGVTPLKLHHVASNIFTSPEIATVGVSEEDVVSDKYQGDVVKLPLSSNARAKMRNHKDGFVKIIARKGSGTVIGGVVVGPNASELIFPIAIAVAQKLHVDDVASTFTVYPSLTGSIAEAARRLHVHM from the coding sequence ATGACTACACATCCGGTCCTGAGTTCACCCCGTATCGCAATTCTCGGTGGGGGACCAGGTGGTTATGAAGCCGCTATGGTCGCCGCTTCCCTCGGCGCGGCGGTGACCGTTATCGAACGCGCCGGCCTGGGCGGATCCGCCGTGCTCACGGACGTCGTTCCCTCCAAGACGCTCATCGCGACGGCGGACCTGATGACCCGTGTCGGAGAGGCCGAAGAGTTGGGGGTTAAGTTCGACGTCGAGGGGGGAGATTGCACTCCGACCATGCGAGCGGACCTCAAGCACATCAACGACCGCCTCCTGGCACTGGCCCGTCAGCAGTCGGCCGACATTCAAAAGGGCCTCGAAAATCTGGGTGTCCGCGTTCTCATAGGCTCCGGCACGCTGGTGGACAACCACACAATCGAGGTCCTCGGAGCAGACGGCATCGAGATTGTGGAAGCCGACGCGATCCTCCTCGCAGTCGGGGCCCACCCCCGCGAACTGCCCACCGCCCGTCCCGACGGTGAGCGCATCCTGAACTGGGCCCAGCTATACAACCTCGAGGAGTTGCCCGAGGAACTCATTGTGGTCGGCTCCGGCGTGACCGGTGCCGAGTTCGCGTCCGCCTACAACGGGCTGGGCTCCAGAGTGACCCTGATTTCCAGCGGAGACCGTGTCCTGCCAAGGTCGGACCTTGACGCCGCAGAGGTGCTGGAAGGCGTCTTTGAACGCCGCGGAGTCAAGGTCCTCGCCCGGTCCCGAGCCGAAGCCGTGGAGTGCACCGGGGACGGTGTGGCCGTGGTGCTGGGCGACGGCGTCAAAGTAACCGGCAGCCACTGCCTGGTGTGCGTCGGGTCCATCCCGAACACCGATGGCATCGGGCTGGAGGCAGCCGGCGTGGAGCTCACTGAAAGCGGACACATCAAGGTGGACGGTGTCTCCCGGACGACCGCGTCAAACATCTACGCGGCGGGCGACTGCACCGGAGTTTTCGCCCTGGCGTCCGTGGCCGCCATGCAGGGCCGCATAGCGATCGCCCACTTCATGGGAGACGGCGTCACTCCGCTGAAACTGCACCATGTGGCCTCCAACATCTTCACCTCTCCCGAGATCGCCACCGTGGGCGTGTCCGAGGAAGACGTGGTATCAGACAAATACCAGGGCGATGTTGTCAAGCTCCCCCTGAGCAGCAACGCCCGCGCGAAAATGCGCAACCACAAGGACGGCTTCGTCAAGATCATCGCACGCAAGGGATCAGGCACCGTGATCGGCGGAGTCGTCGTGGGACCGAACGCCTCCGAGCTGATCTTTCCGATCGCCATCGCGGTCGCGCAGAAACTGCATGTCGATGACGTCGCCAGCACCTTCACGGTGTACCCGTCCCTTACCGGATCCATCGCCGAGGCCGCGCGGCGCCTGCACGTGCACATGTAA
- a CDS encoding carbohydrate ABC transporter permease has protein sequence MTAATELRAQQDKGRKASQNKEKWTQGRTYISAAVVLIWCLAPAYWMVVTAFREVGFTYDTSLLPTHVTLDNFNTAFDTSFGNHFGQALLNSVFIGGVVTVVSLLIGVFAAYALARLNFRFKYLVLGFILGASMFPGVALITPLFQLFTNIGWIGTYQALIIPNISFVLPLTVYTMTSFFREMPWELEESARVDGCTQGQAFRKVIMPLAAPAIFTTAILAFISSWNEFLIASQLSSDATQPVTVAIASFAGAQPNQIPYTAIMAAGTIVTIPLVILVLVFQRKIVAGLTAGAVK, from the coding sequence ATGACCGCCGCGACCGAACTCCGGGCACAGCAGGACAAGGGCAGGAAGGCCTCCCAGAACAAGGAGAAATGGACGCAGGGCCGCACCTACATCAGCGCCGCCGTGGTCCTGATCTGGTGCCTGGCCCCGGCCTACTGGATGGTGGTCACGGCATTCCGGGAGGTCGGCTTCACCTACGACACGTCCCTACTGCCGACCCACGTCACCCTGGATAACTTCAACACCGCGTTCGATACGTCCTTCGGCAACCACTTCGGCCAGGCCTTGCTCAACAGCGTGTTCATCGGCGGTGTCGTCACTGTGGTTTCGCTGCTGATCGGTGTGTTCGCCGCCTACGCCCTGGCACGGCTGAATTTCCGGTTCAAGTACCTCGTGCTGGGCTTCATCCTGGGTGCGTCCATGTTCCCGGGCGTCGCACTCATCACGCCGCTGTTCCAGCTGTTCACCAACATCGGCTGGATCGGCACGTACCAGGCGCTGATCATCCCGAACATCTCGTTCGTGCTGCCGCTGACCGTATACACGATGACGTCCTTCTTCCGCGAAATGCCGTGGGAGCTGGAGGAATCGGCACGGGTGGACGGCTGCACCCAGGGTCAGGCGTTCCGGAAGGTGATCATGCCTTTGGCGGCGCCGGCCATCTTCACCACGGCCATCCTGGCGTTCATCTCCTCCTGGAATGAGTTCCTGATTGCCAGCCAGCTCTCCAGCGACGCGACCCAGCCGGTCACGGTGGCCATCGCGAGCTTCGCCGGGGCGCAACCGAACCAGATTCCGTACACGGCCATCATGGCCGCCGGAACCATTGTCACCATTCCCCTGGTGATCCTGGTCCTGGTCTTCCAGCGCAAGATTGTTGCCGGCCTCACCGCCGGCGCCGTCAAGTGA
- a CDS encoding carbohydrate ABC transporter permease — protein MATELGPTPVKPASGGTPVHHAPKGVGEDNKILSQGKWASWLLAPTIFALAIVIVYPIISAIVMSFQKDAGLDPVTGLFTAGGPAGIQNYVNWLAQQCAAPGGGTVACPPGTLGGQFWSATATTFFFTVVTVTLETVLGFWMALIMARTFRGRSLVRAAVLVPWAIPTAVTAKLWLFIFAFEGIANKLFNTTILWTGSEWPAKWAVIIADVWKTTPFMALLILAGLQMIPAEVYEAAKVDGATTWQRFRMITLPLVKPALMVAVLFRTLDALRMFDLPYILTGGANNTTTLSILVINQIRQGFNAAAALSTITFIIIFLVAFIFVRFLGANVVEQSGATGKGKK, from the coding sequence ATGGCAACCGAATTGGGCCCGACGCCGGTAAAGCCGGCGTCGGGCGGTACCCCCGTCCACCACGCCCCCAAGGGCGTCGGTGAGGACAACAAGATCCTGAGCCAGGGCAAATGGGCTTCCTGGCTGCTGGCCCCGACCATCTTCGCCCTGGCGATCGTGATCGTTTACCCGATTATCAGCGCCATCGTTATGTCCTTCCAGAAGGACGCCGGGCTGGATCCGGTCACCGGGCTGTTCACGGCCGGCGGCCCGGCCGGCATCCAGAACTATGTCAACTGGCTTGCCCAGCAATGCGCGGCACCCGGAGGCGGAACGGTGGCATGTCCGCCCGGGACCCTCGGCGGCCAGTTCTGGTCCGCGACGGCCACCACGTTCTTCTTCACCGTGGTAACCGTGACCTTGGAGACCGTGCTCGGTTTCTGGATGGCCCTCATTATGGCCAGGACCTTCCGGGGCCGCAGCCTGGTCCGTGCCGCAGTCCTGGTTCCGTGGGCCATTCCCACCGCCGTGACCGCCAAGCTGTGGCTGTTCATCTTCGCTTTTGAAGGCATCGCCAACAAGCTGTTCAACACCACCATCCTGTGGACAGGCAGCGAGTGGCCGGCCAAATGGGCTGTCATCATCGCCGACGTCTGGAAGACCACGCCGTTCATGGCGCTGCTCATCCTCGCCGGACTGCAGATGATCCCGGCCGAGGTCTATGAGGCTGCCAAGGTTGACGGTGCCACCACCTGGCAGCGGTTCCGGATGATCACCCTGCCGCTGGTCAAGCCGGCGCTGATGGTGGCTGTCCTCTTCCGCACCCTGGATGCCCTGCGGATGTTCGACCTCCCGTACATCCTCACCGGCGGTGCCAACAACACCACCACGCTCTCCATCCTGGTCATCAACCAGATCAGGCAAGGATTCAACGCGGCGGCAGCATTGTCCACCATCACATTCATCATCATCTTCCTCGTCGCGTTCATCTTTGTCCGCTTCCTCGGGGCGAATGTCGTGGAACAAAGCGGAGCCACCGGTAAGGGGAAGAAATGA
- a CDS encoding ABC transporter substrate-binding protein translates to MKAKLTATAALMMAGALALSGCGGAATSGTAGGGGGGDAEQGLDGRGPITYVQGKDNSNVVRPLIEKWNAAHPNEKVTFKEQTDQADQQHDDLVQHFQAKGADYDVVDVDVVWTAEFAAKGWLQPLKDKMALDTSAMLKPTVDSGTYKGTLYAAPQTSDGGILYYRKDLVPTAPTTWEEMMGMCSIAKANNIGCYAGQFSKYEGLTVNASEAINSSGGSVLDKDGKPSLNTADAKAGLENLAKAYADGNIPKEAITYKEEESRQAFQDGKLLFLRNWPYVYNLATTEGSSKVKDVLGMTALPGKDGPGASTLGGHNLAVSVYSKNKATALDFLKFMTSEETEKFYATQGSLAPVLGALYEDKELVAKLPYLPVLKTSIENAVPRPVSPFYPAVTKAIQENAYSAIKGEKTVETALSDMQKSIESAGAAG, encoded by the coding sequence ATGAAAGCAAAGCTGACCGCCACGGCAGCACTGATGATGGCCGGCGCACTAGCCCTGTCCGGCTGCGGAGGAGCCGCAACCAGCGGCACCGCAGGTGGCGGAGGCGGCGGCGACGCCGAACAGGGCCTCGACGGCCGCGGCCCCATCACGTACGTCCAGGGCAAGGACAACAGCAACGTTGTCCGTCCCCTGATCGAAAAGTGGAATGCGGCCCACCCGAACGAGAAGGTCACGTTCAAGGAACAGACCGACCAGGCTGACCAGCAGCACGATGACCTGGTCCAGCACTTCCAGGCGAAGGGCGCTGACTACGACGTCGTTGATGTTGACGTTGTCTGGACGGCCGAGTTCGCGGCCAAGGGCTGGCTCCAGCCGCTCAAGGACAAGATGGCGTTGGACACCTCCGCCATGCTCAAGCCGACGGTCGACAGCGGAACCTACAAGGGAACCCTGTACGCGGCCCCGCAGACCTCGGACGGCGGCATCCTCTACTACCGCAAGGATCTGGTTCCCACCGCGCCGACGACGTGGGAGGAGATGATGGGCATGTGCTCCATCGCCAAGGCAAACAACATTGGCTGCTATGCGGGCCAGTTCAGCAAGTACGAAGGCCTGACGGTTAACGCTTCCGAGGCCATCAACTCCTCGGGCGGTTCCGTGCTGGACAAGGACGGCAAGCCCAGCCTGAACACCGCCGATGCCAAGGCAGGGCTGGAAAACCTCGCGAAGGCGTATGCTGACGGGAACATCCCGAAGGAAGCCATCACCTACAAGGAAGAAGAGAGCCGGCAGGCTTTCCAGGACGGCAAGCTCCTCTTCCTGCGCAACTGGCCGTACGTCTACAACCTGGCCACCACTGAGGGGTCTTCCAAGGTGAAGGATGTGCTGGGCATGACTGCCCTTCCGGGCAAGGACGGACCGGGTGCTTCCACCCTTGGCGGCCACAACCTCGCCGTGAGTGTCTATTCAAAGAACAAGGCCACCGCCCTGGACTTCCTGAAGTTCATGACCTCGGAAGAGACTGAGAAGTTCTACGCAACCCAGGGCTCCCTTGCGCCGGTCCTGGGCGCGCTGTATGAAGACAAGGAACTTGTGGCCAAGCTGCCTTACCTGCCGGTGCTGAAGACGTCGATCGAGAATGCCGTGCCGCGTCCGGTCTCGCCGTTCTACCCGGCGGTCACCAAGGCCATCCAGGAAAATGCGTACTCCGCCATCAAGGGAGAGAAGACCGTGGAAACCGCACTGTCTGATATGCAGAAGTCCATCGAATCCGCCGGCGCGGCGGGGTAA
- a CDS encoding glycoside hydrolase family 13 protein gives MNSPEDVSYSVDTDASWWRQASVYQIYPRSFSDSNGDGLGDVRGITAKVPYLKALGIDAVWVSPFYPSALADGGYDVDNYRNVDPRLGTLADFDELAAALQTAGIRIVVDIVPNHSSDRHEWFQEALAAPKGSAARQRYIFRDGLGENGELPPSDWDSKFGGPAWERITETDGTPGQWYLHIFAKEQPDFNWDNAEVRGDFLRTLRFWSDRGVDGFRVDVAHALVKDLSEPLPSKAELPQEGTGVDGLPDGSHPFWDRDEVHSIYAHWRSVLNEYTPPRAAVAETWVHADRRSRYATPDGLGQAFNFDLLQADFDAEQFHAIIVKNLAEAASSGASSTWVLSNHDVVRHPTRYGLPQSGERRCRDWLLAGGPASGVDTELGLGRARAASLLMFALPGSAYLYQGEELGLQEVGDIAAGERQDPAFFRNPGVAIGRDGCRVPLPWTAEGPSFGFGEDGAHLPQPKWFANYAVDAQDKVMGSTLEMYREALRYRRLLRTEERLTWVSAGDSVLHFVRPNGWQSVTNFGTGPVELPEGIILLSSGPLTGSKLPASTTAWII, from the coding sequence TTGAACAGCCCCGAAGACGTGAGCTATTCCGTCGACACTGATGCCAGCTGGTGGCGCCAGGCGTCCGTGTACCAGATCTACCCGCGCAGTTTCTCCGACTCCAACGGCGACGGCTTGGGCGACGTCAGGGGCATCACCGCCAAGGTCCCGTATCTGAAGGCGCTGGGGATCGACGCCGTCTGGGTGAGCCCTTTTTACCCGTCCGCCCTGGCGGACGGCGGCTACGACGTCGACAACTACCGCAACGTGGACCCGCGGCTAGGTACCCTGGCCGACTTCGATGAGTTGGCTGCCGCGCTGCAGACCGCAGGCATCAGGATCGTGGTGGATATTGTCCCCAACCACTCCTCGGACCGGCACGAATGGTTTCAGGAAGCACTGGCCGCGCCGAAGGGCTCGGCCGCGCGGCAGCGGTACATCTTCCGTGACGGGCTGGGGGAGAACGGCGAGCTGCCGCCGTCGGACTGGGATTCCAAGTTCGGAGGCCCGGCCTGGGAACGCATCACCGAAACGGACGGCACGCCCGGGCAGTGGTACCTGCACATCTTCGCGAAGGAGCAACCGGACTTCAACTGGGACAACGCGGAGGTGCGCGGGGACTTCCTCAGGACCCTGCGCTTCTGGTCCGACCGTGGCGTGGACGGTTTCCGCGTCGACGTCGCCCATGCCCTGGTTAAGGATTTATCCGAGCCACTGCCGTCCAAGGCCGAGCTCCCCCAGGAGGGCACCGGAGTTGATGGCCTCCCGGACGGGTCCCACCCGTTCTGGGACCGTGACGAGGTCCACTCCATCTACGCCCACTGGCGCAGTGTCCTCAACGAGTACACCCCGCCGCGCGCCGCCGTCGCGGAGACCTGGGTGCACGCGGACCGCCGCTCCCGCTATGCCACGCCTGACGGGCTGGGCCAGGCTTTCAACTTCGACCTCCTCCAGGCGGACTTCGACGCTGAACAGTTCCACGCCATCATCGTCAAGAACCTTGCCGAGGCCGCTTCCTCGGGCGCGTCCTCGACCTGGGTGCTCTCCAACCACGACGTGGTCCGCCACCCAACCCGCTACGGCCTGCCCCAGAGCGGCGAACGCCGATGCCGGGACTGGCTGCTCGCCGGGGGCCCGGCCTCCGGCGTCGACACCGAGCTTGGCCTGGGCCGCGCCCGTGCCGCGTCCCTGCTGATGTTCGCGCTGCCCGGTTCCGCCTATCTGTACCAGGGTGAGGAGCTCGGGCTGCAGGAAGTCGGCGACATCGCCGCCGGCGAACGCCAGGACCCGGCATTCTTCCGGAACCCGGGCGTGGCCATCGGCCGCGACGGCTGCCGTGTTCCGCTGCCCTGGACGGCGGAGGGCCCTTCCTTCGGCTTCGGCGAGGATGGCGCGCACCTGCCGCAGCCGAAATGGTTCGCCAACTACGCCGTGGACGCCCAGGACAAGGTCATGGGCTCCACCCTTGAAATGTACCGCGAGGCGTTGCGATACCGCCGGCTCTTGCGGACCGAAGAGCGGCTGACGTGGGTGTCTGCCGGCGACTCTGTCCTGCATTTCGTACGCCCCAACGGCTGGCAGTCGGTGACCAACTTCGGCACCGGGCCCGTCGAGCTGCCGGAAGGCATCATTCTCCTCAGCAGCGGCCCGCTGACCGGCAGCAAGCTCCCGGCAAGCACCACCGCCTGGATCATCTGA
- a CDS encoding LacI family DNA-binding transcriptional regulator, which yields MADVARVAGVSRSTVSYVLSGTRPISEETRQQVLRAMKDLDYTPNALAQGLAGKRTGIIALIFPIGDVGFNLTEFEYIRAASEQAREDGYHLLLWPYGADEIDAVRKMVSQGIVEGVVLMEVRTVDERVSFLLDAGIPFTTIGRTGGHQAQAYVDTDFEAMGAMAVEYVAGLGHTDIGFLARSQSDLDAGHGPFVRTRDAVIASAEALGIRSHVFTASLTFDAGWKVLDEIRKAAPGLTALLSINEPATLGLMAAAREQGLRIPGELSVVGLTISDRTAQASHPSLTSVSPNHSDIARLAVRYLIRRLRGEDPATFQTLIRPDLIERGSTAVAPA from the coding sequence ATGGCCGACGTCGCGCGTGTTGCCGGCGTTTCAAGGAGCACCGTGTCATACGTGCTGAGTGGAACCCGGCCGATCTCGGAGGAGACGCGACAGCAGGTCCTGCGGGCCATGAAGGACCTTGACTACACGCCCAATGCCCTTGCCCAGGGCCTGGCGGGGAAACGCACGGGAATAATAGCGCTGATCTTCCCCATCGGGGACGTGGGCTTCAACCTGACCGAGTTTGAGTACATCCGTGCAGCCTCCGAACAGGCCCGCGAGGACGGCTACCATCTGCTGCTGTGGCCCTATGGGGCGGATGAAATCGACGCCGTGCGGAAGATGGTCAGCCAGGGCATCGTTGAGGGTGTGGTGCTCATGGAAGTGCGGACCGTCGATGAGCGGGTGTCTTTCCTGTTGGACGCGGGAATTCCGTTCACTACCATCGGCCGCACCGGGGGGCATCAGGCGCAGGCGTACGTCGATACCGATTTCGAAGCTATGGGGGCAATGGCGGTCGAGTATGTTGCCGGGCTGGGGCACACGGACATAGGATTTCTCGCCCGGTCGCAGTCGGACCTTGACGCAGGGCACGGGCCGTTTGTGAGGACGAGGGACGCGGTCATTGCGTCCGCCGAGGCGCTGGGTATCCGGTCCCACGTGTTCACCGCATCCCTGACTTTTGATGCCGGTTGGAAGGTCTTGGACGAGATCCGGAAAGCTGCGCCAGGGCTGACTGCTCTGCTCTCAATCAACGAGCCCGCTACCCTGGGACTAATGGCAGCCGCCAGAGAACAAGGTCTCCGCATCCCTGGCGAGCTGTCTGTTGTGGGTCTCACCATCAGCGACCGCACGGCACAGGCGAGCCACCCGAGCCTGACCAGCGTCTCACCGAATCACAGCGACATTGCCAGGCTGGCCGTCAGATATCTGATCCGCCGGCTTCGTGGCGAGGATCCTGCGACGTTCCAGACGCTCATTAGGCCCGATTTGATTGAGCGGGGCAGCACCGCCGTCGCGCCCGCCTGA
- a CDS encoding M23 family metallopeptidase: MVGLAMTEGSFKDSHGPPADAVVLDFPFRGSWRVENSPARRVPSHGTYVFGTSHAIDFVAVDNSGRSAPRTWRSLVAPEPAEMFIGFGQPILAPLSGTVVAVHDGEPDHEGRRSQLTLVPYMLGQAERIRAGVAAIAGNHVVIAAGHNGPFVLLAHLRQGTVQVRPGQPVQAGDSVAQCGNSGNSTEPHVHVQVSDSIDWNRARGVPLAFRDRGGTVWVPGESEIVNA, from the coding sequence ATGGTCGGACTCGCCATGACCGAGGGTTCCTTCAAGGATTCTCACGGCCCCCCGGCGGATGCGGTGGTGCTCGACTTTCCCTTCCGTGGCAGCTGGCGGGTGGAAAACAGCCCAGCCCGCCGAGTGCCAAGTCATGGCACGTACGTTTTCGGCACGTCGCACGCGATCGACTTCGTCGCAGTCGATAATAGCGGCAGGTCTGCACCCCGCACCTGGCGCAGCCTCGTGGCTCCAGAACCCGCCGAAATGTTCATCGGCTTCGGGCAGCCGATCCTGGCGCCATTGTCAGGGACGGTGGTTGCCGTCCATGACGGCGAACCGGATCATGAGGGACGCCGGTCGCAGTTGACACTCGTGCCATACATGCTGGGCCAAGCAGAACGAATCCGCGCAGGAGTTGCTGCCATCGCAGGGAACCACGTCGTGATCGCTGCGGGTCACAACGGTCCCTTCGTGCTCCTGGCACATTTGCGCCAGGGCACCGTCCAAGTGCGCCCGGGGCAGCCAGTGCAGGCGGGCGACTCCGTCGCCCAATGCGGTAACTCTGGTAACAGCACCGAACCGCACGTGCACGTCCAAGTCTCAGATTCGATCGACTGGAACAGGGCTCGCGGCGTCCCCCTCGCCTTCCGTGACCGTGGCGGGACTGTCTGGGTACCGGGCGAGTCCGAGATCGTCAATGCCTGA
- a CDS encoding DUF898 family protein, whose amino-acid sequence MGTGWGIFGLWIKWLLLSIITLGIYTFWVYPRLMQWKVEKTVYA is encoded by the coding sequence ATTGGCACCGGGTGGGGCATTTTTGGGCTGTGGATCAAATGGCTGCTCCTGAGCATCATCACGCTGGGCATCTACACCTTCTGGGTCTACCCGCGGCTGATGCAATGGAAGGTCGAAAAGACCGTCTACGCCTAA
- the nrdF gene encoding class 1b ribonucleoside-diphosphate reductase subunit beta: MTEKLKLLSHVEAINWNRIQDDKDVDVWNRLVNNFWLPEKIPLSNDVQSWATLTPDEQQLTMRVFTGLTLLDTIQGTVGAVSLIPDAITPHEEAVYTNIAFMESVHAKSYSSIFSTLASTKEIDEAFRWSTENANLQKKAQIVMDYYQGDDPLKRKVASTLLESFLFYSGFYLPMYWSSRAKLTNTADLIRLIIRDEAVHGYYIGYKFQKGLEKVSEERRQEIKDYTFELLFELYENEVQYTHDLYDSVGLAEDVKKFLHYNANKALMNLGYEAMFPASVTDVNPAILSALSPNADENHDFFSGSGSSYVIGKAVNTEDDDWDF, translated from the coding sequence TTGACCGAGAAGCTCAAGTTACTGAGCCATGTTGAAGCCATCAACTGGAACCGTATTCAGGACGACAAGGACGTGGATGTCTGGAACCGCCTCGTCAACAACTTCTGGCTGCCGGAGAAGATCCCGCTGTCCAACGACGTCCAGTCCTGGGCAACGCTGACTCCTGACGAGCAGCAGCTCACCATGCGCGTGTTCACCGGCCTGACCCTGCTGGACACCATCCAGGGCACCGTCGGCGCGGTGTCGTTGATCCCGGATGCAATCACCCCGCACGAAGAAGCCGTGTACACGAACATCGCTTTCATGGAGTCCGTGCACGCCAAGAGCTACTCTTCGATCTTCTCCACGCTGGCCTCCACCAAGGAGATTGACGAGGCGTTCCGCTGGTCCACAGAGAACGCGAACCTTCAGAAGAAGGCCCAGATCGTCATGGACTACTACCAGGGCGACGACCCCCTGAAGCGCAAGGTGGCCTCCACGCTGCTGGAGAGCTTCCTGTTCTACTCGGGCTTCTACCTCCCGATGTACTGGTCCTCACGGGCCAAGCTGACGAACACGGCAGACCTGATCCGCCTGATCATCCGCGATGAGGCTGTCCACGGTTACTACATCGGCTACAAGTTCCAGAAGGGCCTCGAGAAGGTCTCCGAGGAGCGCCGGCAGGAAATCAAGGACTACACCTTCGAGCTGCTCTTCGAACTGTACGAAAACGAAGTCCAGTACACGCACGACCTCTACGACTCCGTCGGCCTGGCCGAGGACGTCAAGAAGTTCCTGCACTACAACGCCAACAAGGCGCTGATGAACCTGGGTTACGAGGCCATGTTCCCGGCCTCTGTCACCGACGTGAACCCGGCCATCCTCTCGGCACTCTCGCCGAACGCTGACGAGAACCACGACTTCTTCTCGGGTTCGGGTTCTTCTTATGTCATTGGCAAGGCCGTCAACACTGAGGATGATGACTGGGACTTCTAG